The following are from one region of the Methanospirillum hungatei genome:
- a CDS encoding permease yields MTAINDLVTAGQFFVIITVELVILFIGISFLVGLIREYVPEEKIRTVLTSKHRGMGNIFGAFFGALTPFCSCSTIPILVGLLDVGVPFGIAYSFLIASPLLNPVIFFLLLALFGVVPTLIYAAITFSIAVLSGILLERAGYGRYVKAVTLEKGCCCECEDTNNSIHKTRFSRALTFAFSLFRQVIPYLILGVAIGAFIYGFIPEDLIVAVAGPDNPLAIPVAAVIGVPMYIRAETIIPISAVLLDKGMGIGAVMALIIGGAGASIPEVTLLASIFEKRLVAAFVFTVLGVAILAGFLFQFLANVGIIT; encoded by the coding sequence ATGACTGCCATTAATGATCTCGTCACTGCCGGTCAGTTTTTTGTTATCATTACCGTAGAACTGGTCATTCTGTTCATCGGAATCAGTTTTCTCGTAGGTCTCATCCGTGAGTATGTTCCGGAAGAAAAAATCAGAACGGTTCTCACAAGTAAACACCGGGGAATGGGAAATATTTTCGGAGCCTTTTTTGGTGCTCTTACTCCCTTTTGTTCCTGTTCAACCATCCCGATCCTGGTCGGACTGCTTGATGTAGGTGTCCCGTTTGGCATTGCGTACTCGTTTCTGATAGCATCACCGCTCTTAAACCCGGTTATCTTTTTCCTACTTCTGGCACTGTTTGGAGTTGTCCCGACATTGATTTATGCAGCAATCACATTTTCTATCGCCGTATTATCGGGTATTTTGCTTGAACGTGCCGGATATGGCAGATATGTGAAAGCGGTAACATTGGAGAAGGGATGTTGTTGTGAATGCGAAGATACCAATAATTCAATTCACAAAACCAGGTTTTCCCGGGCACTCACTTTTGCCTTTTCACTATTCAGACAGGTCATACCCTACTTAATCCTTGGTGTAGCAATAGGAGCATTCATCTACGGTTTTATTCCGGAAGATCTGATTGTAGCTGTTGCCGGACCTGACAATCCACTCGCAATTCCAGTTGCGGCGGTCATCGGAGTACCGATGTATATCAGAGCGGAAACAATAATTCCGATAAGCGCAGTTCTCCTTGATAAAGGGATGGGAATCGGTGCGGTCATGGCTCTCATTATCGGTGGCGCCGGGGCAAGTATACCCGAAGTAACGCTTCTTGCTTCTATCTTTGAAAAGAGGCTGGTTGCAGCGTTTGTTTTTACCGTGCTCGGGGTCGCAATCCTTGCCGGTTTCTTATTTCAGTTCCTTGCGAATGTTGGGATTATCACCTGA
- a CDS encoding putative zinc-binding protein, producing MDEGPGAMMSSHHHSSSSGPVVLATCSGFCNVGQLTTQAAMHLIRRFPGMYTWMKAEKGKSVHNPGTNRPVWAIVGSEDCCACEVLEKSGVCYSKTVIATDLGINRDPHGEVSFDQISRFAEKITS from the coding sequence GTGGATGAAGGACCAGGAGCGATGATGTCATCCCATCATCATTCCTCCTCATCCGGCCCGGTTGTTCTGGCAACCTGCTCCGGGTTTTGTAATGTCGGGCAATTGACTACTCAGGCAGCCATGCACCTAATTCGTCGGTTTCCTGGTATGTACACCTGGATGAAAGCAGAGAAAGGAAAGTCAGTTCATAACCCTGGTACTAACCGACCGGTCTGGGCAATTGTTGGTAGCGAAGATTGTTGTGCCTGTGAAGTGCTTGAAAAATCCGGAGTTTGCTACTCAAAGACGGTAATTGCAACAGATCTGGGTATCAATCGTGATCCTCATGGGGAAGTTTCCTTTGATCAGATATCCCGGTTTGCAGAGAAGATAACTTCCTGA
- a CDS encoding methyltransferase domain-containing protein — MESFSSGFARVDTTTDSKSFVQYLNLIHSLPFFQECKKQSYQELNVCPGASILEVGCGNGVDAWVMAGLSGPEGRVVGIDVSKTMLISAKSGQYSGSASPHFVMSDAMHLPFSDGMFDGVRTDRVLQHTKNPSDAIREMTRVLRKSGTVVMFEPDWDTYGIWPGDRKVTRKIIDFWCGHIPSGWVGKSLYSACVNADLHHIEMKPIVLTITDLNIANKVFDLENTISLVTKSEIITPEESEALLSDLYDAENSHSFFSSLVFYLVTGVKH, encoded by the coding sequence ATGGAGTCATTTTCGTCAGGATTTGCTCGCGTAGATACTACAACAGATAGCAAATCCTTTGTTCAGTACCTTAATCTCATTCATTCGCTACCCTTTTTCCAGGAATGCAAAAAACAGAGTTATCAGGAATTAAACGTGTGCCCTGGAGCCTCAATTCTTGAAGTCGGATGTGGAAACGGTGTTGATGCATGGGTAATGGCAGGACTTTCCGGACCTGAAGGCCGGGTAGTTGGTATCGATGTAAGTAAAACCATGCTCATTTCCGCGAAATCAGGTCAATATTCAGGTTCTGCATCTCCTCACTTTGTGATGAGTGATGCCATGCATCTTCCGTTTTCAGATGGCATGTTCGATGGAGTCAGGACTGATCGGGTATTACAACATACCAAAAACCCATCTGATGCAATCAGGGAGATGACCCGGGTCCTTCGAAAATCAGGTACGGTAGTAATGTTTGAACCAGACTGGGATACCTATGGTATCTGGCCTGGTGACCGGAAAGTAACCCGAAAAATCATAGATTTCTGGTGTGGACACATACCCTCGGGGTGGGTAGGTAAATCATTATACTCTGCATGTGTGAATGCAGATCTTCATCATATAGAGATGAAACCGATCGTCCTTACCATCACTGATCTCAATATTGCAAATAAAGTATTTGATCTTGAGAATACCATCTCACTGGTGACGAAATCTGAAATAATAACCCCGGAGGAGAGCGAAGCCCTGTTATCTGATTTATATGATGCAGAAAATTCTCATTCGTTCTTTTCCTCTCTTGTCTTTTACCTGGTGACGGGAGTAAAACACTAA
- a CDS encoding putative zinc-binding protein, translated as MTEYELVKISKVTGVCGLCEEYAEKNSTSPAKVAVMSCEGACARGEVARRAANILAQIIAPEQTVRICLGGAFTKDTGQRNLVRRAGKVIAIEGCFIACASRMMEGVLDDLNPTVVLADTIYPESLPFGMNEVSDELFTTYAKQVAEDVQKNHLRA; from the coding sequence ATGACTGAATATGAATTGGTAAAAATTTCAAAGGTTACGGGAGTCTGTGGTCTTTGTGAAGAGTATGCAGAAAAGAATTCCACCAGTCCAGCAAAGGTCGCCGTCATGTCATGCGAAGGAGCATGTGCACGGGGCGAGGTTGCCAGACGAGCGGCAAATATCCTGGCTCAGATCATTGCTCCGGAACAGACCGTCCGTATCTGTCTTGGTGGAGCCTTCACAAAGGATACCGGCCAGAGAAATCTCGTTCGGAGAGCAGGGAAAGTGATTGCTATAGAGGGATGTTTTATCGCATGTGCTTCACGGATGATGGAGGGAGTCCTTGATGATCTCAATCCAACCGTGGTTCTTGCAGATACGATATATCCTGAATCACTGCCTTTTGGGATGAATGAAGTATCAGATGAACTATTTACAACATATGCAAAGCAGGTAGCCGAAGATGTTCAAAAGAATCATCTCCGGGCCTGA
- a CDS encoding ArsR/SmtB family transcription factor: MSSTRCCPSDCALREDWEEELRHESEALIHPATDTLMKLCHLMSHPIRLKILLMLCLRDHCVCELIWNLEKTHSPISNHLKILRDSGIIETYYRSNHKIYRLSETMDHTVLKMMAKKWREETGYSFR, encoded by the coding sequence ATGTCATCTACTCGGTGTTGTCCATCTGATTGTGCCTTACGTGAGGACTGGGAAGAAGAGCTGCGCCATGAATCAGAGGCACTTATCCATCCGGCTACCGATACCCTCATGAAGCTCTGTCATCTCATGAGTCACCCAATACGGTTAAAGATCCTTCTTATGCTTTGTCTCCGTGATCATTGTGTCTGCGAGTTGATCTGGAACCTGGAAAAAACTCACAGCCCTATCTCAAACCATCTAAAAATACTCCGGGACAGTGGGATTATCGAGACGTATTACCGGTCAAACCATAAGATTTACCGGCTTAGTGAAACGATGGATCATACCGTTCTTAAGATGATGGCAAAAAAGTGGAGAGAAGAAACCGGATATTCCTTCAGATAA
- a CDS encoding cytochrome c biogenesis CcdA family protein — MFSHNYSRITLISVLIFSLLSLIVVSPSLGAMYAVNGSEISPDSLSDLIRSDPTLLSGNLPPGQVIFFFNTHCGACHDAMAFLDGFAPNHTEMTLLRYDLFNSTENRTIFESYKKKYNRNFLSVPSLIIGNISVEGVQDISNHLEELLVLQKQQSGSSNLFSNIFTSPSLTPDSPSDEIPLLLIIGAGLLDGINPCAFAVLVFLLVYLMAQKSRKMMLTAGLVYTGAVFIFYYLSGLGIFTIIQTTGATTIFSFVAGCIALIAGLIMVKDALFPKEKPTLGIPASQSGLINRVMKQATIPAAFILGILVGMFELPCTGGIYLSIISMISMKSNMTQALGYLFVYNIAFVLPLLIILILVTFGLPPERVNEWRLEQRRLLRGIIGLVLIGFAVFILYEVLG; from the coding sequence ATGTTTTCACACAACTACTCCCGGATCACACTGATATCTGTCCTTATCTTTTCCCTTCTTTCACTCATTGTTGTTTCCCCCTCTCTTGGAGCAATGTATGCAGTGAATGGAAGTGAAATCAGTCCTGACAGTTTATCTGACCTGATCCGATCAGATCCCACGTTACTATCCGGCAACCTTCCCCCAGGCCAGGTAATATTTTTCTTTAACACTCATTGCGGAGCATGTCATGATGCTATGGCATTTCTTGATGGATTTGCCCCAAATCATACTGAAATGACACTCCTCAGGTATGATCTTTTTAATAGTACTGAAAACCGGACCATTTTTGAAAGTTACAAGAAGAAATACAACCGGAATTTTCTTTCGGTCCCTTCTCTCATTATCGGAAATATTTCTGTTGAGGGAGTTCAGGACATCAGTAATCACCTGGAAGAACTGTTAGTTCTTCAGAAACAGCAGAGTGGATCCTCTAATCTCTTTTCCAATATCTTTACATCCCCGTCTCTGACTCCGGATTCACCATCCGATGAGATCCCATTGTTGCTTATCATCGGAGCCGGGCTTCTTGACGGGATTAATCCCTGTGCATTTGCGGTCCTGGTATTCCTGCTCGTTTACCTGATGGCACAAAAAAGCAGGAAAATGATGCTGACTGCCGGCCTTGTCTACACTGGAGCAGTCTTTATTTTCTATTACCTTTCAGGACTTGGTATCTTTACGATTATCCAGACTACAGGCGCTACAACCATCTTTTCATTCGTTGCCGGATGTATTGCCCTCATTGCCGGTCTGATAATGGTTAAGGACGCTCTCTTTCCAAAAGAGAAGCCGACACTCGGGATTCCTGCATCCCAGTCAGGTCTTATTAACCGGGTGATGAAACAGGCAACCATTCCGGCAGCATTTATTCTAGGTATTCTTGTCGGGATGTTTGAACTTCCCTGTACCGGAGGGATTTACCTCTCTATCATATCGATGATCTCAATGAAATCGAATATGACCCAGGCACTTGGGTACCTGTTTGTCTACAATATTGCATTCGTCCTTCCCCTGCTCATAATTCTGATACTTGTCACCTTTGGACTTCCACCAGAACGGGTGAATGAGTGGCGACTCGAACAGAGGAGATTACTCCGGGGAATTATCGGTCTGGTCCTCATTGGCTTTGCGGTCTTCATCCTGTATGAAGTCCTTGGATAA
- a CDS encoding nitrophenyl compound nitroreductase subunit ArsF family protein, whose protein sequence is MSLSIKNQGLILKTVIAATIILITACGICYAEESNGTESSTVEKIEVYHFHPTNGCYTCTNMGNNAEDAVKTYFPDELESKKIVFGHINFQDPANAELVKQYEVTGSSLMIGVYDKDGFHKEENIKVWYLAGKKDESMTYLKELIEKRFAGDFSE, encoded by the coding sequence ATGAGTTTATCAATAAAAAACCAAGGTCTTATTCTGAAAACAGTTATTGCAGCCACAATCATTCTCATAACAGCATGTGGAATCTGCTATGCTGAGGAATCAAACGGAACAGAGTCCTCAACCGTAGAGAAAATTGAAGTCTATCATTTCCACCCTACAAATGGATGTTATACCTGTACAAATATGGGAAATAACGCTGAAGACGCTGTAAAGACATACTTCCCGGATGAACTGGAAAGCAAAAAAATCGTCTTTGGTCATATAAATTTTCAGGACCCGGCAAATGCTGAACTGGTAAAGCAGTACGAGGTAACGGGATCTTCATTGATGATTGGTGTCTATGATAAAGACGGTTTTCATAAAGAAGAGAATATTAAGGTCTGGTACCTGGCTGGCAAAAAAGATGAATCCATGACATATTTAAAAGAACTTATCGAAAAGCGCTTTGCCGGTGACTTTTCTGAATAA
- the tnpC gene encoding IS66 family transposase produces the protein MDFPEELKAKILECPPEVIAYIVHLHERIDQLESRVKELESRLNLNSRNSGKPPSSDGYAKKNRNKSDSRKKYPGGQPGHKGTTLRQSPHPDHIEYHKPHECSKCGHSLVSGKILGIEKRQVFDLPPPPTIEITEHQSFTICCPHCGLKTSGDFPEDVTHPVQYGSRVKSYLTYFSHHQLIPYERVTEICSVLFGFSVSPGTIVNLTHNLAKKLQSFKDDIVNVLQNEPVIHNDETGVRVEGKLHWLHVTCTPNLTHYSLQRKRGKEGMDNIGILPEFHGISVHDFWGPYLSYSCEHSFCCAHIIRELIRVEEETSQKWPYDLIELLLGAKENKEIFHGVGVPIPPIIRTSLMESYDELIQIGLDENPPPVVDEVKRGRKKKGFVRNLLERLKEWRESVLRFINDPLVPFDNNQAERDIRMMKVKMKISGGFRSFDTASAIALIRSYISTIRKNGINVIEGIVSAFHNFPWSPNRTKDISGESLLSQNLALA, from the coding sequence ATGGACTTTCCAGAAGAACTCAAAGCCAAAATACTTGAATGTCCTCCTGAAGTAATTGCATATATTGTTCACCTACATGAAAGAATTGATCAATTAGAATCCAGAGTCAAAGAACTCGAATCCAGGCTAAACCTCAATAGTCGAAATAGCGGAAAACCACCATCTTCTGATGGGTATGCTAAAAAGAATCGAAATAAATCAGATTCTCGAAAGAAATATCCGGGAGGTCAACCCGGCCATAAAGGGACAACCTTAAGGCAGAGTCCTCATCCAGATCATATCGAATATCATAAACCTCATGAATGCTCCAAATGTGGACATAGCCTTGTTTCTGGAAAAATACTCGGCATTGAAAAAAGACAGGTTTTTGATCTTCCCCCTCCTCCCACAATCGAGATAACAGAACATCAGTCTTTCACTATCTGCTGTCCTCATTGTGGTTTAAAAACATCAGGGGATTTTCCCGAAGATGTTACACATCCAGTTCAATATGGATCCAGAGTCAAATCTTATCTGACCTATTTTTCTCATCATCAATTAATCCCTTATGAACGAGTAACTGAAATCTGCTCAGTTCTTTTCGGTTTTTCTGTTAGTCCTGGAACAATCGTAAATTTAACTCACAATCTAGCGAAGAAATTACAATCATTTAAGGATGATATTGTAAACGTTCTTCAAAATGAGCCCGTAATCCATAATGATGAAACTGGAGTCAGAGTAGAAGGAAAACTTCATTGGCTTCATGTGACCTGTACTCCTAACCTAACTCATTATTCCCTTCAGAGAAAAAGAGGTAAAGAAGGAATGGATAATATTGGAATCCTTCCTGAATTTCATGGGATTAGTGTTCATGATTTCTGGGGTCCTTATCTTTCCTATTCCTGCGAACACAGTTTTTGTTGTGCTCATATTATCCGAGAACTCATCCGGGTTGAAGAAGAAACCTCTCAAAAATGGCCTTATGATCTTATTGAGTTATTATTAGGGGCAAAAGAAAACAAAGAGATATTTCATGGAGTTGGGGTTCCTATTCCTCCAATCATTCGTACCAGTCTGATGGAGTCATACGATGAATTGATACAGATAGGACTGGATGAAAATCCTCCACCGGTTGTAGATGAAGTAAAAAGGGGCAGGAAGAAAAAGGGATTTGTACGAAACTTACTCGAAAGGCTAAAAGAGTGGAGAGAGAGTGTGTTGAGATTTATAAATGATCCTCTCGTTCCATTCGACAATAATCAGGCCGAGAGAGATATTCGTATGATGAAGGTAAAAATGAAAATATCAGGTGGATTTAGAAGCTTCGATACAGCCAGTGCGATTGCTCTGATCAGAAGTTACATCTCAACTATAAGAAAAAATGGAATTAATGTTATTGAAGGAATTGTTTCAGCATTTCATAATTTTCCATGGTCACCAAATAGAACCAAAGATATTAGTGGAGAGTCGTTACTCTCTCAAAATCTTGCATTAGCCTAA
- a CDS encoding DUF262 domain-containing protein has protein sequence MHAGVVPLEKLFASDNYFSLPIFQRRYEWKSKEWEALWYSIIQQYEYEISGTSNKYPKCFFGTIALKLIKSSEGSHKHDIIDGQQRITTIILLLAAIRDFFHNDENIFSKVNQLLKINCEGIDCVQHKKRLELALQDEKYLSDIISELPIPTETNSNVIDCYNKFSNKLDDSLDPYKFINSILTRFQVVWLTIENSDDAPTIFRTMNSTGTSLEDIDHFRIHILTFIDENNMIPMYHQFWKPIEYLFSNDLKKFPDFARYFLMKNGEKDIQNIFSYITEKINPIPINEREDYIRSFLSELKKSAEIYDDILNIYDASRFTNKVALRLKKFRYLSGDQYLPFLLNLLSQYSKNQPKSIDNKFEHVLHLIESFYIRGYFCDENMPNYTSFFSELCKLIDTPISTENFDKIEKKFMNVLPGDEALRVKIPIVPIYSRGSKNLAKLMLCSIEEHISQKASWFTFNPDESKISVEHIMPQKIENTDWEPYLKSNIGEYYKESHFHSCNTLGNLTLTSNSFNSKLGQKIFSQKMVDLTKCDGYNLNSYFNQVKTWVDSDIKKRSCQLSDYCILIWPGGTPIIAPLRIPQEGDQLVSITIKKRKYAINSREYNFKSWKGLYAATLYIMYKESGDKFRELVTQYPDFLSFESHKLKKEEQVGETSIYYAPLSGQKAVYQQCKIFVKEIGWEPSDWKGELKDKEGNVFVF, from the coding sequence ATGCATGCCGGGGTCGTACCACTCGAAAAATTATTCGCTTCAGATAACTATTTCTCATTACCAATATTTCAACGAAGATATGAATGGAAAAGTAAAGAATGGGAGGCATTGTGGTATTCAATAATTCAACAATATGAATATGAAATTAGTGGAACATCAAATAAATATCCAAAATGCTTTTTTGGGACTATCGCATTAAAACTAATTAAAAGTTCAGAAGGTTCTCATAAACATGATATTATTGATGGTCAACAACGAATAACGACTATAATTTTGTTATTAGCAGCGATTAGAGATTTTTTTCATAATGATGAGAATATTTTTTCAAAAGTAAATCAACTGTTAAAGATTAATTGTGAGGGCATTGATTGTGTACAACACAAAAAACGACTGGAATTGGCTCTTCAAGATGAAAAATATTTATCAGATATTATATCAGAATTACCAATTCCAACCGAAACCAATAGCAACGTAATCGATTGTTATAATAAATTTTCTAATAAATTAGACGATTCTCTTGATCCTTATAAATTCATAAATTCAATACTTACACGGTTTCAGGTAGTATGGCTCACCATTGAAAATTCAGATGATGCTCCTACTATTTTTAGGACAATGAATTCTACCGGGACTTCTCTCGAAGATATCGATCATTTTAGAATCCATATTTTGACCTTTATCGATGAGAATAATATGATTCCGATGTATCATCAATTTTGGAAACCTATTGAATATCTATTTAGCAACGATCTTAAAAAATTTCCAGATTTTGCAAGATATTTCCTGATGAAGAATGGTGAAAAAGATATTCAGAATATTTTTTCATACATTACAGAAAAAATAAATCCTATTCCTATTAATGAGAGAGAGGATTATATTCGTTCATTTTTATCTGAATTGAAAAAGTCTGCAGAAATTTATGATGATATTTTAAACATATATGATGCTTCAAGATTTACAAACAAAGTTGCATTAAGGCTTAAAAAGTTCAGATACTTATCTGGGGATCAATATCTTCCATTTTTATTAAATCTATTAAGTCAGTATTCAAAAAACCAACCAAAATCAATTGATAATAAATTTGAACATGTTCTTCATCTGATAGAATCATTTTATATTCGAGGATATTTTTGTGATGAGAATATGCCAAATTACACATCATTTTTTTCTGAATTATGTAAATTAATTGATACTCCGATATCCACAGAAAATTTTGACAAAATTGAGAAAAAGTTCATGAATGTTTTACCGGGTGATGAAGCTCTCCGAGTAAAGATACCAATTGTTCCAATATATTCTCGAGGAAGTAAGAATCTTGCAAAATTAATGTTATGTTCAATAGAAGAACATATTTCGCAAAAGGCTTCGTGGTTTACTTTTAATCCAGATGAAAGTAAAATTTCAGTTGAACATATTATGCCTCAAAAAATCGAAAATACTGATTGGGAACCATATCTTAAATCGAATATTGGCGAATATTATAAAGAATCTCATTTTCATTCTTGCAACACACTAGGGAATCTCACATTAACTAGCAATTCTTTTAACTCAAAATTAGGTCAAAAGATTTTTTCTCAAAAAATGGTAGATTTAACAAAGTGTGATGGGTATAATTTAAATTCCTATTTTAATCAAGTAAAAACTTGGGTAGATTCTGACATTAAAAAACGGTCTTGTCAGTTATCAGATTACTGTATCCTTATTTGGCCAGGCGGAACTCCGATAATTGCGCCGCTAAGAATTCCTCAAGAGGGAGACCAATTAGTCTCAATTACGATTAAAAAGAGGAAATATGCAATAAATTCTAGAGAATATAATTTCAAATCTTGGAAAGGTTTGTACGCAGCTACTTTGTATATCATGTATAAAGAATCTGGAGATAAATTTAGAGAGTTGGTAACCCAATATCCTGATTTTTTGTCATTTGAGTCACATAAACTGAAAAAAGAAGAGCAAGTAGGGGAAACCTCAATTTATTATGCACCATTATCCGGTCAAAAAGCAGTTTATCAGCAGTGTAAAATATTCGTAAAAGAAATTGGTTGGGAACCGTCTGATTGGAAAGGTGAATTAAAGGATAAGGAGGGAAATGTTTTCGTATTTTAA
- a CDS encoding nucleotidyltransferase family protein, with protein sequence MTERDDVLSILKREANDLKDRFGVTHVGLFGSVVRDEAKDSSDLDLLIELDPVSITYQKSLDLEQYL encoded by the coding sequence ATGACAGAACGGGATGATGTACTTTCAATTTTGAAAAGGGAAGCCAATGACTTGAAAGACCGGTTTGGTGTGACACATGTGGGTTTATTCGGATCTGTGGTACGGGATGAAGCTAAAGATTCCAGTGATCTCGATCTCCTTATTGAACTAGATCCAGTTTCAATTACATATCAAAAATCTCTTGATCTTGAACAATACCTCTAG
- a CDS encoding DUF86 domain-containing protein yields MTKYNISLKADSLLLDDIRLDPDLSRSIPRSIEIIGEAVKNLSPTIRDAHPEIPWSAIAGMRDKLIHGYFGIKWIVVWSVIKNDLPDLNMKIRKIIEKMRNE; encoded by the coding sequence TTGACGAAATACAATATATCCTTAAAGGCGGATTCTCTTCTTCTTGATGATATCAGACTTGACCCGGATTTAAGTCGTTCCATTCCCCGTTCTATAGAAATAATCGGTGAAGCGGTGAAAAATCTTTCTCCTACTATTCGGGATGCTCATCCAGAAATTCCTTGGAGTGCTATAGCCGGAATGAGGGATAAACTCATTCATGGATATTTTGGGATTAAATGGATCGTAGTTTGGTCTGTCATTAAAAATGATCTTCCTGACCTTAATATGAAGATTCGAAAGATCATTGAGAAGATGAGAAACGAATAG
- a CDS encoding nucleotidyltransferase domain-containing protein — translation MNNIPPVETLSNIIREEFAKQDVIVTSVYLFGSRALGTAKSESDWDFLIIIQEKILHSLQRKIISGIRKRFIFDFNIDADFLLLAENEVLSANNDKGRISYYALREGLPV, via the coding sequence ATGAATAATATACCTCCTGTCGAAACCCTGTCGAATATAATTCGGGAAGAATTTGCAAAGCAAGATGTGATTGTCACATCAGTATATCTCTTTGGTAGCCGTGCTCTAGGAACAGCAAAATCAGAGAGCGATTGGGATTTTTTAATAATCATTCAGGAAAAAATTCTACATTCTTTACAACGAAAAATAATATCTGGAATCAGAAAACGATTTATTTTTGACTTTAATATTGATGCAGATTTCTTATTGCTGGCTGAAAACGAAGTCCTATCTGCAAACAACGACAAAGGTAGAATCTCATACTATGCCTTACGGGAAGGATTACCGGTATGA
- a CDS encoding HEPN domain-containing protein: MPKTHSLIRLIRDCILIDTSFSELIDKNIDELTDFAVEIRYADEFYFPSIEEARDAIEKAEFVRSFVLSRITLIKQ; the protein is encoded by the coding sequence ATTCCCAAAACACATTCTCTAATCAGACTTATTAGAGATTGTATTCTTATCGATACATCTTTTAGTGAACTTATTGATAAAAATATTGATGAACTAACTGATTTTGCTGTGGAAATTCGATACGCTGATGAATTTTACTTTCCTAGCATAGAAGAAGCACGTGATGCGATAGAAAAGGCTGAATTTGTCCGATCATTTGTTCTATCTCGGATTACTCTCATTAAACAATAA
- a CDS encoding DUF1428 domain-containing protein has translation MKYVDGFVITVPNDKIDEYREMAKMGEKIWMKHGALEYFECVGEDLEPGNMPGTTFLKMANTRPGETVIFSFIIFESREHRDKVNMLVMNDPMMNDPAWTDKTMPFDIERMAYGGFKVIVEGKKDGT, from the coding sequence ATGAAGTATGTCGACGGGTTTGTGATAACGGTGCCGAATGACAAGATCGATGAGTACCGTGAGATGGCAAAGATGGGAGAAAAAATCTGGATGAAGCACGGAGCACTCGAGTACTTCGAATGTGTAGGAGAAGACCTCGAACCGGGGAATATGCCAGGAACGACTTTTTTAAAAATGGCAAATACCAGACCTGGTGAGACAGTGATCTTCTCGTTTATCATCTTCGAATCCAGAGAACACCGGGATAAAGTCAACATGCTGGTGATGAACGATCCCATGATGAATGACCCTGCCTGGACAGACAAAACAATGCCGTTCGACATCGAACGAATGGCATACGGGGGATTCAAGGTTATCGTCGAGGGAAAAAAAGATGGAACCTAA